In a genomic window of Zingiber officinale cultivar Zhangliang chromosome 9B, Zo_v1.1, whole genome shotgun sequence:
- the LOC122024807 gene encoding porphobilinogen deaminase, chloroplastic-like isoform X2, with protein MSTHSELAEDGAIDIVIIKTTGDKILNQPLADIGGKGLFTKEIDEALLEGRIDIAVHSMKDVPTYLPQGTILPCNLPREDVRDAFISLSSSSLSELPAGSVVGTASLRRQSQILYRYPSLKVVNFRGNVQTRLKKLNDGEVQATLLALAGLKRLNMTDKVTAILSIEDMLPAIAQGAIGIGCRSNDDKMANYIASLNHDDTRLAVACERAFLETLDGSCRTPIAGYAHRNADGYCVLQCLVASPDGKRVLETSRRGLYALDDMVAMGQDAGKELLSKAGPGFFDW; from the exons ATGTCAACACACTCAGAGCTTGCTGAGGATGGAGCTATTGACATAGTAATTATTAAGACGACCGGCGACAAAATACTCAATCAACCTCTGGCCGACATTGGTGGCAAGGGTCTATTTACTAAAGAGATAGACGAGGCACTATTGGAAGGTAGAATTGACATCGCAGTTCATTCAATGAAGGATGTTCCTACTTATCTTCCACAAGGCACGATCTTGCCCTGCAACCTTCCCCGAGAAGACGTAAGGGATGCATTCATTTCCTTATCTTCAAGTTCTCTCTCGGAGTTACCTGCTGGGAGTGTTGTTGGAACAGCTTCCCTCCGGCGACAGTCTCAAATCTTATACAGATATCCATCACTTAAG GTAGTTAACTTCAGAGGGAACGTCCAGACCCGATTGAAAAAACTCAATGATGGTGAAGTTCAAGCAACGTTGTTAGCATTGGCAGGGCTGAAACGATTGAATATGACTGACAAGGTCACTGCAATACTCTCTATCGAAGATATGCTTCCGGCAATTGCCCAAGGTGCTATTGGAATTGGTTGTAGAAGCAATGATGATAAAATG GCTAATTACATAGCTTCACTGAACCACGATGATACTCGGTTAGCTGTTGCTTGTGAAAGGGCATTTCTTGAGACACTTGATGGGTCTTGCCGTACGCCCATTGCTGGCTATGCTCATCGCAATGCTGACGGATATTGTGTTCTACAGTGTTTGGTTGCTTCGCCTGATGGGAAAAGGG TGCTAGAGACATCGAGAAGAGGACTATATGCTCTCGACGACATGGTGGCAATGGGACAAGATGCCGGGAAAGAGTTACTTTCGAAAGCTGGCCCTGGTTTCTTCGATTGGTAA
- the LOC122024807 gene encoding porphobilinogen deaminase, chloroplastic-like isoform X1: MGSNSIRSYSHSCFPLGLRHSKAPAAMTVTALHPFAAAPAVFCPGRRPASSLGRRALVVRAAVVVEQEAKAQVALLRIGTRGSPLALAQAYETRDKLMSTHSELAEDGAIDIVIIKTTGDKILNQPLADIGGKGLFTKEIDEALLEGRIDIAVHSMKDVPTYLPQGTILPCNLPREDVRDAFISLSSSSLSELPAGSVVGTASLRRQSQILYRYPSLKVVNFRGNVQTRLKKLNDGEVQATLLALAGLKRLNMTDKVTAILSIEDMLPAIAQGAIGIGCRSNDDKMANYIASLNHDDTRLAVACERAFLETLDGSCRTPIAGYAHRNADGYCVLQCLVASPDGKRVLETSRRGLYALDDMVAMGQDAGKELLSKAGPGFFDW; encoded by the exons ATGGGCTCCAACTCTATCCGATCCTACTCCCATTCCTGCTTCCCTCTCGGATTGCGGCATTCGAAGGCGCCCGCCGCCATGACTGTCACCGCGCTTCACCCTTTCGCCGCTGCCCCTGCCGTGTTCTGCCCTGGAAGACGCCCGGCTTCCTCCCTTGGGAGGCGGGCCTTAGTCGTGAGGGCAGCCGTGGTGGTGGAGCAGGAGGCGAAGGCTCAGGTCGCCCTTCTGAGGATTGGCACCCGCGGAAG TCCACTGGCACTTGCCCAGGCGTACGAGACACGGGATAAACTGATGTCAACACACTCAGAGCTTGCTGAGGATGGAGCTATTGACATAGTAATTATTAAGACGACCGGCGACAAAATACTCAATCAACCTCTGGCCGACATTGGTGGCAAGGGTCTATTTACTAAAGAGATAGACGAGGCACTATTGGAAGGTAGAATTGACATCGCAGTTCATTCAATGAAGGATGTTCCTACTTATCTTCCACAAGGCACGATCTTGCCCTGCAACCTTCCCCGAGAAGACGTAAGGGATGCATTCATTTCCTTATCTTCAAGTTCTCTCTCGGAGTTACCTGCTGGGAGTGTTGTTGGAACAGCTTCCCTCCGGCGACAGTCTCAAATCTTATACAGATATCCATCACTTAAG GTAGTTAACTTCAGAGGGAACGTCCAGACCCGATTGAAAAAACTCAATGATGGTGAAGTTCAAGCAACGTTGTTAGCATTGGCAGGGCTGAAACGATTGAATATGACTGACAAGGTCACTGCAATACTCTCTATCGAAGATATGCTTCCGGCAATTGCCCAAGGTGCTATTGGAATTGGTTGTAGAAGCAATGATGATAAAATG GCTAATTACATAGCTTCACTGAACCACGATGATACTCGGTTAGCTGTTGCTTGTGAAAGGGCATTTCTTGAGACACTTGATGGGTCTTGCCGTACGCCCATTGCTGGCTATGCTCATCGCAATGCTGACGGATATTGTGTTCTACAGTGTTTGGTTGCTTCGCCTGATGGGAAAAGGG TGCTAGAGACATCGAGAAGAGGACTATATGCTCTCGACGACATGGTGGCAATGGGACAAGATGCCGGGAAAGAGTTACTTTCGAAAGCTGGCCCTGGTTTCTTCGATTGGTAA